CATGGAGAAACAGTAAAGGTCGGCAACGAGCAAGGAATGATCACAGCTGAGTGCCGCATTTCAGATCGGGTGCAGCCAGGTGTGGTGTGGATGCCTTTTGGCGGTTTCGGCGATGTGAAAGGCCAGGCTTGCTCGGTCAATATACTTACCCCTGAAGAGCCAACTGATTGGGGCGGAGGCAGTGGCTTTTACGATGCTTTTGTGGAAGTTGAGAAATGTTAGCAACGGATCTTAAATGGCCTCCCGCATCAAAGACTATCAGCTAAGGAGAAATCATGTCCCATCAACCCGATTACACACGCCGACCAGAGGCAGATGAGTATTTCGAGTATTACCAAAACTACATTAATTGCGTTCCTGCAGGCGATTTTTTCAACTTGCTCGACGGACAGATCTCGGAACTTCGTTCTGTCCTGGGAAATGTCAGTGAGCAGGAGGCGATGAAATTACATCCTCCCTATACCTGGACCATGAAGCAAGTGGTCGGTCATCTCATTGATGCTGAACGAATCTTCGCTGAGCGACTTCATCGTTTTGCTTCGGGCGATCTACAACCGATTCCTGGAATGGATCAGGACCCCTATATTGTCAACAACGATTATGTGAAACCAACGCTGCCAGCGCTGCTCAATGAGCTGATTCACCTTCGTCAGGCGAATGTTCTTCTTCTACGCCGTATCAAACCGGAAGCCTGGGATAATCGAGGCGTAGCTTCCGATCATCCTGTCACAGTGAGAGCGCTTGCTTACATCCTGGTAGGACACATCAATCATCACCTCAAGATCGTTCGCAAGCGTCTGGGTAACTAGTGTTTAAACCGACTTCTGATGATACCGGATATTGGTCTGCCTTGATGCCCATTTGGTCGACTGTTCCTGCTCTTATCACATACCCGCAACCAATCTATTAATGCAATTGATTGCGCGGAATTCCAACTGTCTAATAAATTGCAACTCAAACCTGAATCAGTTAAGCTAAGTCAACCCGCCTGCATTGTGTTGTTTTCCATTTTCCTACTGGTTTGCTTATGCGTTGGTCTTTTCTTGTTATGCTGCATCTCATGTTGCCAGTAACGCCGGCACCGGGACAGCAATTTTCAGCAGAGAAAGTGGAGTTCTTCGAGAAGCAAATCCGACCTATCCTGGCAGAGAAATGTCTTGCCTGTCATGGATCGAATGTTGCCAAGGTCAAGTTGCGACTCGATTCGAGAGATGCTGTACTCAAGGGCAGCAATAGCGGTGTCATCGTAACAGCTGGGCAGCCAGACAAAAGCAGATTGATGGAAGTTCTTCTGCACCAGGGTGATGTACAGATGCCGCCGTCGGGTAAATTATCGGAGGCAGAAATCAAAGCTATCGAGAAGTGGATTGAGACAGGCCTGCCCTGGCCGGAAAACATCAGACTTGCTTCCCCTGAAACCATTGCCACTGTTGCAAAAAAACACTGGTCGTTTCAACCTATTGTTCATTTCAAACCACCTACTGTCACCAATAAGAACTGGATACGAACCCCGATTGATTGCTTCATTCTGGCATCACTCGATAAGGCAGGCATTCAACCATCGGCACCGGCAGAGAAATATACCCTGATTCGCCGTGCAACGTTTGACCTGCATGGACTGCCACCAACCATTGAGGAAGTAAATGCATTTGTTGCCGACACTTCGCCCGACGCTTACACCAGGATGATTGACCGACTGCTCGCTTCCTCACGCTATGGCGAGCGCTGGGCACGGCACTGGCTCGATGTCGCCCGTTACGCCGATAATAAAGGGTATGTCTTCTTCGAAGATAAGAACTATCCGTGGGCATTCACTTATCGTGATTACGTTATCAATGCATTCAACAGGGATGTACCGTTCGACCGCTTCATACAAGAGCAACTGGCTGCAGATCAACTGAAACTGGAAGATACGAAATCCTTGGCAGCCCTGGGATTTCTGACCGTTGGCGGGCACTTCATGAATAATACCCATGACATTATCGATGATCGCATTGATGTACTCTCGCGTGGGTTATTGGGTCTCACCGTCACGTGCGCCCGGTGCCACGATCATAAGTTTGACCCAGTCTTGCAGGCTGATTACTACTCGCTGTACGGTGTTTTCAGAAGCAGTACGGAGCCGTTGG
This window of the Planctomycetia bacterium genome carries:
- a CDS encoding DinB family protein, which produces MSHQPDYTRRPEADEYFEYYQNYINCVPAGDFFNLLDGQISELRSVLGNVSEQEAMKLHPPYTWTMKQVVGHLIDAERIFAERLHRFASGDLQPIPGMDQDPYIVNNDYVKPTLPALLNELIHLRQANVLLLRRIKPEAWDNRGVASDHPVTVRALAYILVGHINHHLKIVRKRLGN